From a single Pseudalkalibacillus hwajinpoensis genomic region:
- a CDS encoding YIP1 family protein: MSEKESVAKPSIPGMIWSPGEQFEKIRTNPKIWIPLIVLTVMSLLAGWLMTLSPGFEEQMTAGGGVNEEDMSGFITFIKFTTVLSAGFGPAFGVLFSSFIYWLITKATSSEVTFKQLFSMSTFITIIGALGLILNGILLAIFGGSIETLYTSVGSLVDAEGGLGAFLNSIEIFGIWTTILFAIGLHITAGWSKILAWTISIVFFLIGIGFTTLSGALSSMTGM; encoded by the coding sequence ATGAGTGAAAAAGAATCAGTAGCCAAACCATCAATACCAGGAATGATCTGGAGTCCAGGGGAACAATTCGAGAAAATTCGGACGAATCCCAAAATATGGATTCCATTAATTGTCTTAACCGTAATGAGTTTACTAGCTGGATGGTTAATGACATTAAGTCCGGGGTTTGAGGAGCAAATGACTGCAGGCGGAGGGGTTAATGAAGAAGATATGAGTGGTTTCATTACATTTATTAAATTTACTACGGTGCTTTCGGCCGGATTTGGTCCTGCATTTGGCGTTTTATTTTCTAGTTTCATCTACTGGTTAATCACGAAAGCAACAAGCTCAGAAGTAACATTCAAGCAATTGTTTTCTATGAGCACATTTATTACGATAATTGGAGCTCTGGGTCTTATTCTAAACGGAATATTATTAGCAATATTCGGAGGTTCTATTGAAACTTTATATACTAGTGTTGGTAGTTTAGTAGACGCAGAAGGGGGACTTGGCGCTTTCTTGAATAGCATCGAAATTTTTGGCATTTGGACAACGATCTTATTTGCGATTGGCCTACATATTACAGCAGGTTGGTCGAAAATTCTTGCATGGACTATCTCAATTGTTTTCTTTCTCATTGGAATTGGTTTTACAACGCTTAGTGGTGCGTTAAGCTCCATGACAGGAATGTAA
- a CDS encoding DHH family phosphoesterase, producing the protein MIKLFTDSDLDGAACALIAELAFDKEAAITHCTYRNLDSRVEAFLEQNDSDPVFITDLSVSKHVEEMLEERYKNGSHVQMIDHHATAMHFNDYEWGLVDPGAEKKTCAATLFYEFLIKRDKLERIEGLEQFLELVRKYDTWEWEEENEVDAKRLNDLFSIMGRETFKSEMLRRLTREPDTFSFNESEEMILDLEERKIERYIHLKNRQLVQTFIDDYCVGIVHAESYHSELGNELNKRNPHLDFITIINTGSKRIGFRTIHDEADVSEFASRFGGGGHPKAAGCELNEQTFSTFVGGTFSLKPMRSDADRNRLNQRNSESGSFYENHAGTIIYIRPSHNNEWSVMCKGELEDIVFHRFEDAERHVKRNYHAWLRSDKHVIEDLINVLPLTKEQLIERYDDFIKAMLHQKEDAST; encoded by the coding sequence ATGATAAAATTATTTACCGATAGCGATCTTGATGGTGCAGCCTGTGCCTTAATCGCTGAACTTGCTTTCGATAAGGAAGCAGCTATCACCCATTGTACATATCGAAATTTAGATTCCAGGGTAGAGGCGTTTCTAGAGCAGAACGATAGTGATCCGGTATTCATAACAGACTTATCTGTCAGCAAGCATGTAGAAGAGATGCTTGAGGAGCGATATAAAAATGGCAGTCATGTGCAGATGATTGATCACCACGCAACTGCGATGCATTTTAACGATTATGAATGGGGACTTGTTGATCCAGGAGCAGAAAAAAAGACGTGCGCAGCTACACTTTTCTATGAGTTTCTTATAAAGCGTGACAAACTTGAGCGCATTGAAGGACTGGAGCAATTTTTGGAACTCGTCCGAAAGTATGACACGTGGGAATGGGAAGAAGAGAATGAAGTGGATGCGAAAAGGTTAAACGATCTGTTTTCCATTATGGGAAGAGAAACCTTTAAATCCGAAATGCTCCGTCGCTTAACACGTGAACCTGATACGTTCTCTTTCAATGAATCGGAAGAGATGATCTTGGATCTTGAAGAACGTAAAATTGAGCGGTACATTCATCTTAAGAATCGCCAGTTAGTCCAAACGTTTATTGATGACTATTGTGTCGGTATTGTTCATGCGGAATCATATCATTCAGAGCTTGGAAATGAATTAAACAAGCGAAATCCACATCTCGATTTCATTACGATTATTAACACTGGAAGTAAGCGAATTGGATTTCGAACGATTCATGATGAAGCAGATGTCTCGGAATTTGCTTCCCGTTTTGGTGGTGGTGGTCATCCAAAGGCAGCTGGATGTGAATTGAATGAGCAAACATTTTCGACCTTCGTAGGTGGTACATTCTCATTAAAGCCGATGAGAAGCGATGCAGATCGCAACCGTTTGAATCAGCGCAACAGTGAAAGCGGCTCATTTTATGAAAATCATGCTGGTACAATTATTTACATTCGTCCATCTCATAATAATGAGTGGTCAGTCATGTGTAAAGGTGAACTCGAAGATATTGTCTTTCATCGTTTTGAAGATGCTGAACGTCATGTGAAAAGGAATTATCATGCCTGGTTAAGATCTGATAAACATGTGATCGAAGACTTGATTAATGTCCTCCCGCTAACGAAGGAGCAGTTAATAGAGCGCTATGATGATTTTATCAAAGCTATGCTTCATCAGAAAGAAGACGCCAGTACTTGA
- a CDS encoding fatty acid--CoA ligase: MYATIGSLFLQTVRKYGKEEALVDSLRNVRWTYEEWNLEVNRLSNALLDSGVKKGDRVSAFLFNTVELATLFFSCAKIGAVLNPINFRLKPNEIAYIIEDAQPSVFIYEKALEPIVAEIHEHYPGVSFWSTDANVPAYAESYAQHVRLSKESEPQSDVDENDLYAIMYTSGTTGRPKGVMHKHRSMLEQSILCGASLQMKQADRGLVVAPMFHCAELHCNFLPRVHFGAANIILHHFEPRKVLETIQEEKITVFFAAPTMWNMILQEDLSLYDRSSLRVGLYGAAPMAPALVVAVKEKLGINLIQAYGMTEMGPAVTFLDEHEQLSKVGSAGRSALNHEVRVVRSNEHGPSDPEAILPAGEIGEIIVKGPCMMMGYYNRPEASEEAMHKGWYHSGDLGYMDDENYLFVSDRVDDMIISGGENVYPREIEDVLHGHEGVLDVAVLGQPDEKWGEIVTAIIVKKEGALTAEDLELFCKESPDLADYKRPRKYVFLNELPRNASGKIQKFRLREQFHLESNA, from the coding sequence ATGTATGCAACTATTGGTTCTTTGTTTCTTCAAACGGTAAGAAAGTATGGGAAAGAAGAAGCACTTGTCGACTCATTGCGAAATGTCAGGTGGACGTATGAGGAATGGAACCTAGAAGTTAATCGTCTTTCGAACGCGCTTCTGGATTCCGGAGTTAAAAAGGGAGACAGAGTCTCTGCTTTTTTGTTCAATACGGTCGAACTTGCTACGCTATTTTTCTCTTGCGCGAAGATCGGTGCGGTATTAAACCCTATAAATTTTCGATTGAAACCAAATGAAATCGCTTACATTATTGAGGATGCACAACCTTCCGTTTTTATTTATGAAAAAGCGTTAGAACCAATCGTTGCGGAAATCCATGAACACTATCCAGGTGTTTCTTTCTGGTCGACTGATGCGAATGTCCCTGCTTATGCTGAAAGCTATGCCCAGCATGTTCGATTATCGAAAGAAAGCGAGCCACAATCGGATGTAGATGAAAATGATTTGTATGCCATTATGTATACGAGTGGAACAACAGGTAGACCGAAAGGCGTCATGCATAAGCATCGCAGCATGCTTGAGCAAAGCATACTCTGTGGTGCTTCGTTGCAAATGAAACAGGCTGATCGGGGACTTGTTGTGGCTCCAATGTTTCACTGCGCTGAACTACACTGTAATTTCCTTCCAAGAGTTCATTTTGGAGCAGCAAATATTATATTACATCATTTTGAACCTCGTAAAGTGCTTGAGACGATCCAGGAAGAGAAAATTACAGTATTCTTCGCTGCGCCTACGATGTGGAATATGATTCTTCAGGAAGATTTGTCTCTCTATGACCGAAGCAGTTTACGGGTAGGACTATATGGAGCAGCACCGATGGCACCAGCGCTTGTAGTCGCTGTTAAAGAAAAGCTTGGCATTAACTTGATTCAGGCGTATGGTATGACGGAGATGGGCCCTGCCGTTACCTTCCTTGATGAACATGAGCAGCTATCAAAGGTTGGATCTGCCGGTCGTTCAGCGCTGAATCATGAGGTGCGGGTTGTTCGGTCAAATGAGCATGGACCATCTGATCCTGAGGCGATCCTTCCGGCTGGGGAAATTGGTGAAATCATTGTAAAAGGACCATGCATGATGATGGGTTACTACAATAGACCGGAAGCCTCAGAAGAAGCAATGCACAAAGGCTGGTACCATTCAGGAGATTTAGGTTATATGGATGATGAAAACTACCTCTTTGTTTCTGATCGCGTCGATGACATGATTATTTCTGGGGGCGAAAACGTTTATCCAAGAGAAATTGAAGACGTGCTGCACGGCCACGAGGGTGTTCTTGATGTAGCAGTTCTTGGACAGCCAGATGAAAAGTGGGGCGAAATTGTAACTGCGATCATTGTGAAAAAAGAAGGAGCACTTACCGCGGAGGATTTGGAACTCTTTTGTAAAGAAAGCCCGGATCTTGCGGACTATAAGCGTCCGAGGAAGTATGTATTCTTAAATGAGCTCCCTCGAAATGCAAGTGGCAAAATTCAAAAGTTTCGCCTCCGTGAACAGTTTCATCTTGAATCTAATGCATAA
- a CDS encoding TIGR00730 family Rossman fold protein: MNELKRLTVFCGSSEAVDRLYFDAVEELGKVLAEMKIEVIYGGGNVGLMGKLARTVLDHGGRVTGIIPRKIYDNVTHIELTELIIVETMHERKAKMYESGDGFIALPGGIGTLEELTEIFTWYQLEYHNKPIGLLNTKNYYAPFNNMLEHMVSEGFLHKRYMEPLLSEENPRSLIERIKDHSVPLMNKWKQDIGDRI, translated from the coding sequence TTGAACGAATTGAAACGTTTGACAGTGTTTTGCGGTTCAAGTGAAGCTGTAGACAGGCTGTACTTTGATGCAGTTGAGGAGCTTGGGAAGGTACTCGCCGAAATGAAAATAGAAGTCATCTATGGGGGCGGGAATGTAGGGTTAATGGGGAAACTTGCAAGAACGGTATTAGACCATGGTGGCAGAGTGACTGGTATTATTCCACGTAAAATATATGATAATGTGACACATATTGAATTGACTGAACTGATTATCGTTGAGACGATGCATGAAAGAAAAGCGAAAATGTATGAATCCGGCGATGGGTTTATAGCACTTCCAGGGGGAATTGGGACGCTAGAAGAACTGACAGAAATTTTCACTTGGTATCAGTTAGAATACCACAACAAACCAATTGGTCTCCTGAATACGAAAAACTATTATGCCCCCTTTAATAATATGCTTGAGCATATGGTCAGTGAAGGTTTCCTTCACAAACGCTATATGGAGCCGCTGCTATCTGAGGAAAACCCACGTTCTCTGATCGAACGCATTAAAGATCATTCAGTGCCACTAATGAATAAATGGAAGCAAGACATAGGAGATCGTATCTAA
- a CDS encoding NAD-dependent deacylase: protein MLTDLFREAKHTVVLSGAGMSTESGLPDFRSALDGMWNEVDPLQLASREAMRDERDLFIRFYKHRIQKLRAARPNAGYYHLADWERNGDVSCILTQNVDGFHQHAGSLNVSELHGTLCNVYCDECGETGSNESYINEEINCSCGGFKRPGVVLFGEPIPLNAIHQAKLETKKADLFIVLGSSLQVSPANVFPIEAKRNGAKLVIVNQEETEYDSMADLVIHEKIGEVLSKLARANSD from the coding sequence ATGCTTACGGACTTGTTTCGTGAAGCAAAGCATACCGTCGTACTAAGCGGCGCAGGAATGAGTACAGAAAGTGGTTTACCTGACTTTCGCTCTGCGCTCGATGGGATGTGGAACGAAGTTGATCCTCTGCAGCTTGCGAGTAGAGAGGCGATGCGGGATGAGCGGGATTTATTTATCCGATTTTATAAACATCGAATTCAAAAGTTGAGGGCCGCCCGTCCTAATGCTGGCTATTATCATCTAGCTGACTGGGAGCGTAATGGCGATGTCAGCTGTATTTTGACTCAGAATGTGGACGGTTTTCATCAGCACGCAGGGAGTCTCAATGTCTCTGAGCTTCACGGGACACTGTGCAACGTCTACTGTGATGAATGTGGTGAAACGGGTTCTAACGAATCATATATAAATGAAGAAATCAATTGCTCGTGTGGTGGATTTAAAAGACCTGGTGTTGTCTTATTCGGAGAGCCCATTCCATTAAATGCGATCCATCAGGCCAAGCTTGAAACAAAGAAAGCGGACCTCTTTATCGTACTTGGATCATCGTTACAGGTTTCGCCTGCAAATGTATTTCCTATTGAAGCAAAGCGGAATGGCGCAAAACTGGTGATCGTTAACCAGGAAGAAACTGAATATGATTCGATGGCTGATCTTGTAATACATGAGAAAATAGGGGAAGTCCTCTCCAAGTTAGCCCGGGCAAATTCTGATTAA
- a CDS encoding glycine betaine uptake BCCT transporter, producing the protein MRGKVSSVFWSTLVISILMVIWGATSPGTLESLSASAQTFISNKLGWYYLILVTLLVIFCVFIIFTPYGKIKLGKPDEKPEFTRLSWFAMLFSAGMGIGLVFWGTAEPMSHYAVNAPTAETGTPAAIKEAMQYSYFHWGIHAWAIYAIVALVLAYFKFRHDRPGLISATLYPIFGEKVNGLFGKVIDTLAVFATIVGVATTLGFGAVQINGGLSFLTDIPNSFSSQLIIIGVVTVLFMISAWSGIGKGIKYLSNANIGLAGILFLAMFILGPTIYILNMFTDTIGAYFANLIAMSFRIAPLNPENREWINSWTIFYWAWWISWSPFVGIFIARVSRGRTIREFLVGVLLVPSVVGFLWFSTFGISAINIQQQGIADIASLATEESLFGTFQNYPMSIVLSIVAITLIGTFFITSADSATFVLGMQTTHGSLNPGTGVKLTWGVTQSAMAAVLLYTGGLQALQNVLILAALPFSIIMILMTVSFYKALTKEKYLVAKDPKPRKEKRKEKHGVEKDDQTAPATK; encoded by the coding sequence ATGAGGGGTAAAGTATCCTCCGTGTTTTGGAGCACGCTGGTAATTAGTATACTAATGGTCATCTGGGGAGCAACTTCACCAGGAACATTAGAGTCACTCTCGGCGAGTGCTCAAACGTTTATTTCGAATAAGTTAGGTTGGTATTATCTTATTCTTGTCACGCTGCTAGTCATTTTCTGTGTATTCATTATCTTTACACCATACGGTAAGATTAAGCTTGGTAAGCCGGATGAAAAACCAGAATTCACAAGACTTAGCTGGTTTGCGATGTTATTTAGTGCTGGTATGGGAATCGGCCTAGTTTTCTGGGGTACAGCAGAACCGATGTCTCATTATGCTGTAAATGCACCAACCGCTGAAACAGGCACTCCTGCTGCAATTAAAGAAGCCATGCAGTATTCGTATTTTCACTGGGGCATTCATGCCTGGGCGATTTATGCGATTGTTGCACTTGTTCTAGCTTACTTTAAATTTAGACACGATCGTCCCGGTTTGATTAGTGCTACCCTTTATCCAATTTTTGGTGAAAAGGTCAACGGTCTCTTTGGTAAAGTCATTGATACACTTGCCGTGTTTGCAACGATTGTGGGTGTAGCGACTACACTTGGATTTGGTGCAGTACAAATTAATGGCGGTTTATCATTCTTAACAGACATACCGAACAGCTTTAGTTCACAACTGATTATTATTGGTGTAGTAACTGTACTATTTATGATCTCTGCATGGTCAGGAATCGGAAAAGGTATTAAATACTTAAGTAATGCAAATATTGGACTGGCAGGTATTCTTTTCCTTGCTATGTTCATTCTTGGACCGACCATTTACATTCTAAATATGTTTACGGATACGATTGGTGCTTATTTTGCAAATTTAATTGCAATGAGCTTCCGTATTGCACCGCTTAATCCTGAAAATCGCGAGTGGATTAACAGCTGGACGATTTTCTACTGGGCATGGTGGATTTCCTGGTCACCATTTGTAGGAATCTTTATTGCTCGCGTATCAAGAGGAAGGACAATTAGAGAGTTTCTCGTAGGTGTTCTTCTTGTTCCTTCAGTCGTTGGTTTTCTATGGTTTTCAACTTTTGGAATTTCTGCAATCAACATTCAACAGCAGGGAATTGCAGATATTGCGTCACTCGCAACTGAAGAGTCGTTATTTGGAACCTTCCAGAACTACCCAATGAGCATCGTCTTATCAATAGTAGCGATTACACTGATTGGAACTTTCTTCATTACTTCTGCTGACTCCGCTACATTTGTACTGGGAATGCAGACAACACATGGATCTCTAAATCCTGGCACGGGTGTTAAACTTACATGGGGTGTAACTCAGTCAGCTATGGCGGCTGTGCTATTGTATACAGGCGGACTACAGGCGCTCCAGAACGTGTTGATTCTTGCCGCTCTGCCGTTCTCGATCATTATGATTTTAATGACCGTCTCGTTCTACAAGGCGCTTACGAAAGAGAAATACCTGGTAGCTAAAGATCCAAAGCCAAGGAAAGAAAAACGGAAAGAAAAACATGGTGTCGAAAAAGACGATCAAACTGCACCAGCAACGAAATAA
- a CDS encoding HNH endonuclease has protein sequence MDVCELCGRSVVKGTSHHLTPKEEGGTFKPTAFLCVPCHKQIHAIYTNQELSVRLDSIKKLKEDDKIRCYLKWIKKQPGTKSIKIKKSHERSRKK, from the coding sequence ATGGACGTTTGTGAATTATGCGGACGTAGTGTGGTTAAAGGTACTAGCCATCATCTTACACCGAAGGAAGAAGGCGGCACCTTCAAGCCGACCGCTTTCCTTTGTGTGCCTTGTCATAAGCAGATTCACGCCATATATACAAATCAGGAGCTCTCAGTCAGACTTGATTCGATTAAGAAGCTTAAAGAAGACGACAAAATTCGTTGTTATCTCAAGTGGATTAAGAAGCAGCCAGGTACAAAAAGCATTAAAATTAAAAAATCGCATGAGCGAAGTAGGAAAAAATAA
- a CDS encoding DEAD/DEAH box helicase, protein MFTKSEIKERFPVSFYQRGLTYYQSGRVTELKFDEEDQSFRAYVDGSERYSVLIEVLGDNWFGSCECAAFETYGTCKHLAAVLIAISENSPLTLEEKETEKPAQVSPRSYHETNQLIQVLSDFQPDNLTQMRSDELRVEFTIKASSYPTLRKSQGDSPWTIEMKVGINRLYVVKDIRTFLDAILEGDSYFFTKKFSFEPDEHHFHEHDESLIKMLLAIRRNEKVYLDLPDNWGRFTENRELILPPLAANEFLMEFLKQERTVRFEFNRTLHEQTAVHDGALPFTFEIEQRETDYVLQLNGFQTAPFFPTYGWLFHNKTLYKLSKRQQSLLKDLSHFRDSARKSDLSISQSQIEPFLSRVVPGLKKLGNVTISDQIHEKIVNPDLRAKVYVNAEGERLLVSVEYQYGDDVINPFKDDVRIVKEDGGIILRDSEKEQRIMSLIEQASLKFNGRELYVEDEALIFDFLYWTIPQLHDLADVFLTESASGWLLDESSLPVTSVDMDRNGNWLDVSFDMKGLDEGEISNILKAVIEKDRYYRLPDGAFVSIENDDFQHVSQLLNDLNIKEKDIDRGELHLPLYRGLQIDERISGGRNASRYSKAFRELVSRLKHPEDLQFGLPEGLDADLRTYQMTGFQWLKALSYYQLGGILADDMGLGKTLQSIAYLLSEKNENPDAIALVVAPASLIYNWKKEFEKFAPSLHIEVNTGTPAERKELLNQGLHPDVWITSYPTLRQDIAQYEAIAFDSVILDEAQAIKNPATKTSQAVRQLRAAKRFALSGTPIENSLDELWALFHSIMPGFFPDQSTFRNLSHERISRMVRPFILRRVKKDVLKELPDKIETVQVSELTKQQKELYIGYLHRIQQETKESLAGEGFQKNRMKILAGLTRLRQLCCHPSLFLENYDGQSGKLEQLLDIVTTSIENQKRLLIFSQFSSMLKIIHQKLADLGYSVFYLDGQTPSKERVEMTERFNAGEKEIFLISLKAGGTGLNLTGADTVILYDLWWNPAVEEQAAGRAHRIGQKNVVQVMRLITQGTIEEKIYELQQKKKELIEKVIQPGETMISSLSEDEIKDILSI, encoded by the coding sequence ATGTTTACTAAAAGCGAAATAAAAGAACGTTTTCCAGTAAGCTTTTATCAAAGGGGACTAACGTATTATCAAAGCGGGCGGGTAACGGAGCTCAAGTTTGATGAGGAGGATCAGTCCTTTCGAGCCTATGTGGATGGAAGTGAACGATACAGCGTGTTGATTGAAGTGCTTGGTGATAATTGGTTTGGTTCATGCGAATGTGCTGCCTTTGAAACATATGGCACGTGCAAGCACCTTGCAGCTGTGCTCATTGCGATCAGTGAGAATAGTCCTTTGACTTTGGAGGAAAAAGAAACAGAAAAGCCAGCACAGGTGTCGCCGCGGAGCTATCATGAGACGAATCAACTCATTCAAGTTCTCAGTGATTTTCAGCCGGATAACCTCACACAGATGAGATCAGATGAACTGCGGGTCGAATTTACAATCAAGGCTAGTTCATATCCAACACTAAGGAAATCACAAGGAGATTCCCCATGGACGATAGAGATGAAGGTTGGGATCAATCGCCTGTATGTGGTGAAAGACATCCGAACGTTTCTTGATGCGATTCTTGAAGGAGATTCTTATTTCTTTACGAAGAAGTTTAGCTTTGAGCCAGATGAACATCATTTCCATGAACACGATGAATCTCTCATAAAAATGCTTTTAGCCATTAGACGTAATGAGAAGGTTTATTTGGATTTGCCTGACAATTGGGGCCGCTTTACTGAGAATCGAGAACTCATTCTTCCCCCACTTGCTGCGAATGAGTTTTTGATGGAGTTTCTTAAACAGGAGAGAACCGTTCGATTTGAATTTAATCGCACGCTTCATGAACAAACCGCTGTACATGATGGAGCGCTTCCTTTCACATTTGAGATTGAGCAACGGGAAACGGATTATGTGTTGCAGTTAAACGGCTTTCAAACCGCACCTTTCTTTCCAACTTACGGATGGTTGTTTCACAATAAAACACTTTATAAATTGAGTAAGAGACAGCAATCATTACTAAAGGATCTTTCTCATTTTCGAGATTCAGCTAGAAAAAGCGATCTTTCTATTTCACAATCTCAAATTGAACCATTTCTTTCTAGAGTCGTTCCAGGCTTAAAGAAACTTGGGAACGTTACGATTTCTGATCAGATTCACGAAAAAATAGTCAATCCTGACTTGCGTGCTAAAGTGTACGTGAATGCTGAGGGAGAGCGTCTACTTGTCTCGGTCGAGTATCAGTATGGGGATGATGTCATTAATCCTTTCAAAGATGACGTCAGAATTGTGAAAGAAGATGGTGGCATTATTCTACGGGATAGCGAAAAGGAACAGAGAATCATGTCATTGATTGAGCAGGCATCCTTGAAATTTAATGGTCGTGAGCTTTATGTGGAAGATGAAGCCCTGATTTTTGATTTCCTTTATTGGACGATCCCACAGCTTCATGATCTTGCAGATGTATTTCTCACCGAATCTGCCAGTGGCTGGTTACTTGATGAGTCTTCGCTTCCGGTTACATCTGTCGATATGGATCGAAATGGAAACTGGCTAGACGTTAGCTTTGATATGAAAGGACTGGACGAAGGTGAGATTTCGAATATCCTGAAAGCTGTTATCGAGAAAGATCGCTATTACCGTCTGCCGGATGGCGCATTTGTTTCGATTGAGAATGATGATTTTCAACATGTTAGTCAACTATTGAACGACCTGAATATTAAAGAAAAAGATATTGATCGGGGCGAGCTTCACTTACCGCTTTATCGAGGGCTTCAAATCGATGAGCGAATCAGTGGTGGGCGAAATGCTTCACGCTATAGTAAAGCATTTCGTGAGCTTGTATCGCGTTTAAAGCATCCTGAAGATCTTCAGTTTGGGCTTCCTGAAGGGTTGGATGCAGATTTAAGGACTTATCAAATGACTGGATTTCAGTGGCTAAAGGCGCTTTCGTATTACCAATTAGGCGGCATTCTTGCCGATGATATGGGACTTGGTAAAACGCTTCAGAGCATCGCTTATTTGCTATCTGAAAAGAATGAAAATCCTGATGCAATCGCGCTTGTTGTGGCACCTGCATCCCTTATTTATAACTGGAAAAAAGAGTTCGAAAAGTTTGCTCCTAGTCTTCACATCGAAGTCAATACTGGGACACCAGCAGAACGGAAGGAATTGTTAAATCAAGGCCTGCATCCGGACGTTTGGATTACATCTTATCCTACACTGAGGCAGGATATTGCGCAGTATGAAGCGATCGCATTTGATTCTGTCATTCTTGATGAAGCGCAAGCCATCAAAAATCCTGCGACAAAAACATCTCAAGCAGTCAGACAACTTAGAGCAGCGAAACGTTTTGCGCTCAGTGGTACGCCAATTGAGAATTCACTTGATGAACTGTGGGCCCTTTTTCATTCGATCATGCCAGGGTTCTTCCCGGATCAATCAACATTTAGAAATCTATCTCATGAGCGTATATCGAGAATGGTTCGTCCGTTTATCCTAAGACGCGTGAAGAAGGATGTCTTGAAGGAGCTACCAGATAAAATTGAAACCGTTCAAGTATCCGAATTAACGAAGCAGCAAAAAGAACTTTATATCGGTTATTTGCACCGGATTCAACAGGAAACGAAAGAAAGCCTTGCTGGAGAGGGATTTCAAAAGAATCGCATGAAGATTCTAGCTGGACTTACTCGACTGCGCCAGCTCTGTTGCCATCCATCGCTATTTCTTGAAAATTACGATGGACAATCCGGTAAGCTCGAACAGCTTTTGGACATTGTGACTACGTCGATTGAAAATCAGAAAAGACTTCTGATTTTTTCACAGTTCTCAAGTATGTTAAAGATCATTCATCAAAAACTAGCAGATCTCGGCTACTCAGTATTTTACTTAGATGGCCAGACACCATCGAAGGAACGGGTTGAAATGACGGAGCGATTCAATGCAGGTGAAAAAGAAATCTTCTTAATTTCATTAAAGGCCGGTGGAACAGGTTTAAATCTTACAGGTGCTGATACAGTTATTCTGTATGATCTCTGGTGGAACCCTGCTGTTGAAGAACAGGCTGCGGGTCGAGCTCATCGTATTGGACAAAAAAATGTTGTGCAGGTCATGAGACTTATTACTCAGGGAACAATTGAGGAAAAGATTTATGAGCTCCAGCAAAAGAAGAAAGAATTAATTGAAAAAGTCATTCAACCAGGGGAAACGATGATTTCGAGTTTATCTGAAGATGAAATTAAAGATATCCTGAGCATCTAA
- a CDS encoding zinc-dependent alcohol dehydrogenase family protein: MKAVVLNKFGEPINFRIEKIASRELKACELKINVKATSVNPVDLKIRSGVAETFAPEFPAVLHGDVAGIVEEAFPGSSFSKGDEVYACAGGVKGLSGALCESMIVDQKLVAKKPKQLSMAEGAALPLVSITAWEALVDRVNVEPGQTVLIHGAAGGVGHIAVQLAKALGAIVYTTASTSEKMQMGKDLGADYAINYKEMSVEDYVKHYTNGKGFDVVFDTVGGDNMEKSFQAVRNSGQVACIVGSGEHDMTPLYIKSATYHGVLMLLPMLTNEGREHHGEILKRIAKMVDHKVLKPVLDGEKFSFSSIGEAHTHLESGKAIGKVVAVNDL; encoded by the coding sequence ATGAAAGCAGTTGTATTGAATAAATTTGGAGAGCCAATTAATTTTCGTATTGAGAAGATAGCATCAAGAGAATTGAAAGCTTGCGAACTTAAAATCAACGTAAAGGCAACGAGCGTAAACCCTGTCGATTTAAAAATTCGATCAGGAGTTGCAGAGACATTTGCCCCTGAATTTCCAGCCGTTTTACATGGGGATGTAGCTGGTATTGTTGAAGAAGCCTTTCCGGGCAGCTCTTTTTCAAAGGGTGATGAAGTATATGCCTGTGCGGGTGGCGTTAAAGGACTAAGTGGTGCCCTTTGTGAAAGTATGATTGTGGACCAAAAGCTTGTTGCAAAGAAGCCGAAGCAGCTATCGATGGCAGAGGGGGCTGCGCTGCCACTCGTATCAATTACAGCATGGGAAGCACTCGTTGATCGTGTCAACGTTGAACCGGGGCAAACAGTCCTCATTCATGGTGCCGCAGGTGGTGTAGGGCATATCGCGGTTCAGCTGGCAAAGGCCCTTGGAGCAATTGTTTATACGACAGCTTCAACATCTGAAAAAATGCAAATGGGCAAAGATCTTGGCGCTGATTATGCTATTAACTATAAAGAGATGTCCGTAGAAGACTATGTGAAACACTATACGAACGGAAAAGGCTTCGACGTGGTTTTCGATACGGTAGGAGGAGACAACATGGAGAAATCATTCCAGGCAGTGAGAAATAGTGGACAGGTTGCCTGTATCGTGGGAAGTGGTGAACATGATATGACCCCGCTTTATATTAAAAGCGCAACGTATCATGGGGTATTAATGCTCTTGCCAATGCTCACAAACGAAGGACGGGAGCATCACGGAGAAATCCTCAAACGTATTGCGAAGATGGTCGACCACAAGGTTTTAAAACCTGTCCTGGACGGGGAGAAGTTTTCATTCTCATCGATCGGAGAGGCACATACACATCTTGAATCAGGAAAAGCGATTGGGAAAGTTGTTGCAGTAAATGATCTATAA